From a single Mangifera indica cultivar Alphonso chromosome 19, CATAS_Mindica_2.1, whole genome shotgun sequence genomic region:
- the LOC123203032 gene encoding pentatricopeptide repeat-containing protein At4g08210-like, with translation MDLKRIMVALRHCGRIQSIKRGKSLHSHVIKHGFSHNIFIANNLLSMYIDFTLLGDAQKLFDEIPDKNIVTWTTMVYAYATNKRPDKAISLYEYMLESELEAPNGFMYSAVLKACALAGDLELGRLIHKRISRDNLENDTVLMNTLLDMYVKCGRLEDAREVFDKLLNANSTSWNTIISGYCKEGLIEEAIGLFHQMPARNAASWNSIIAGLADSGSLQALEFVCMMHKQGLNLDEFTLPCSLKACSSLGLLNIGKQIHCHVIKSGLERSCFTISALLDMYSNCNALSEAVRLFHQYLSYDALASNNLAPWNSMLSGYVINEQNEAAASLLLQIHSSGLYIDSYTFSSALKVCINFLNLRLGLQVHGLIVTSGYQLDYVVGSILIDLYAKLGNVKNALFLFHRLPKKDIIAWSSLIMGCAKVGLNLLAFSLFRDMVRSDFGVDQFVISSILKVCSSLASVGSGKQVHALCVKSGFNTEEVTLTSLIDMYLKCGQIEDGLVLFSYMPERDIVSWTGIIVGCGQNGRAKEAITFFNQMLQSGLKPNEVTFLGVLSACRHAGLVREAWTIFESMKAEFGVEPHLEHYYCMVDLLGQAGCFQEARKLIADMPFEPDKTIWSSMLKACGTHKNIELVGVVAEQLIAASPEDPFIYVMLSNIYAELEMWDSLSKVRNACKKLGRKEAGMSWIEITS, from the coding sequence ATGGACTTGAAACGTATCATGGTAGCCTTGCGCCACTGTGGTCGAATTCAATCGATCAAACGAGGGAAATCACTTCACTCTCATGTAATCAAACATGGGTTCTCTCACAATATCTTCATTGCCAACAATTTGCTGTCGATGTACATAGACTTTACCTTATTGGGCGACGCGCAGAAACTGTTCGATGAAATACCTGACAAAAATATTGTTACATGGACCACTATGGTCTATGCTTATGCAACTAACAAAAGACCTGACAAAGCTATCagtttatatgaatatatgttaGAATCTGAATTAGAAGCTCCAAATGGGTTTATGTATTCTGCGGTTTTAAAGGCATGTGCTCTGGCGGGTGATCTTGAACTGGGTAGATTGATACATAAACGAATTTCTAGAGACAATTTAGAGAATGACACAGTTTTGATGAATACCCTTTTGGACATGTATGTTAAATGTGGACGTTTGGAAGATGCAAGGGAAGTTTTTGATAAGCTTTTGAATGCGAATTCAACCTCTTGGAATACTATCATTTCAGGGTATTGTAAAGAAGGCTTGATAGAAGAAGCAATCGGTTTGTTTCATCAAATGCCGGCAAGGAATGCTGCTTCCTGGAATAGTATAATTGCTGGTTTGGCGGACAGTGGAAGTTTGCAAGCACTCGAATTTGTGTGTATGATGCATAAACAAGGTTTAAACCTTGATGAGTTCACATTACCCTGTAGTCTTAAAGCATGCAGTTCACTTGGCTTGTTAAATATAGGGAAACAGATTCATTGTCATGTTATTAAATCAGGTCTTGAACGTAGTTGTTTCACTATTTCAGCATTGCTTGACATGTATTCAAATTGCAATGCATTAAGTGAAGCAGTAAGGTTATTTCATCAATACTTGAGTTATGATGCTTTGGCTTCCAATAACTTGGCACCGTGGAATTCTATGCTTTCTGGGTATGTTATTAATGAACAGAATGAAGCAGCAGCGAGTCTCCTTTTACAAATCCATAGCTCTGGTCTGTATATTGATTCTTACACTTTCAGTAGTGCTTTGAAGGTCTGCATCAACTTTCTCAACTTGAGACTTGGGCTTCAAGTTCATGGTTTGATTGTCACTAGCGGATATCAGTTAGATTATGTTGTAGGAAGCATTCTTATAGATCTCTATGCAAAACTGGGAAATGTAAAAAATGCATTGTTTCTGTTTCATAGGCTTCCAAAGAAAGATATCATAGCTTGGTCTAGTTTGATCATGGGGTGTGCCAAAGTGGGTTTGAACTTGTTAGCTTTTTCACTGTTCAGAGACATGGTACGTTCAGATTTTGGAGTAGACCAGTTTGTTATTTCAAGTATTCTAAAGGTTTGTTCAAGTTTAGCATCTGTTGGAAGTGGCAAGCAGGTTCATGCACTGTGTGTTAAGAGTGGATTCAACACAGAGGAAGTTACGTTAACCTCACtaattgatatgtatttaaAGTGTGGTCAAATTGAGGACGGTTTAGTGTTGTTTAGCTATATGCCAGAGAGAGACATTGTGTCTTGGACTGGGATCATTGTAGGGTGTGGGCAGAATGGAAGAGCGAAGGAAgctattacattttttaatcaGATGCTACAATCTGGATTGAAGCCAAATGAAGTCACCTTTCTAGGTGTTCTTTCTGCCTGTAGACATGCTGGTTTGGTCAGAGAGGCATGGACCATATTTGAGTCCATGAAAGCTGAGTTTGGAGTGGAACCTCATTTAGAGCATTATTATTGCATGGTTGATCTTCTTGGTCAAGCTGGATGCTTCCAGGAGGCAAGAAAGCTGATTGCTGACATGCCATTTGAGCCTGACAAAACAATTTGGAGCTCCATGCTTAAGGCCTGTGGAACTCACAAGAATATTGAACTGGTTGGTGTTGTAGCTGAACAGCTAATTGCGGCATCACCAGAAGACCCTTTCATATATGTGATGCTTTCAAACATTTATGCTGAATTGGAAATGTGGGATAGTTTAAGCAAAGTGAGGAATGCTTGCAAGAAACTGGGCAGAAAAGAAGCAGGAATGAGCTGGATTGAGATTACAAGTTAA
- the LOC123202684 gene encoding O-fucosyltransferase 10-like → MVTTTSVTMKSKPYAHHHYHHHHNRQNSNGVGGYASESSNSGSNSPSPPLSPRRHASVSHYRRRLHTKTKSFSRRDGLGVCFLFRLNFRYLVLLSLLYVSGLIMCVGPFSWLLGFPPVPGSVYRSHEIFEKLWDDIRFDNSSAIDLSSVWKYKRLKMQKPCQNSTVGQNFGVEKESRSPSGYLIVEANGGLNQQRSAICNAVAVAGLLNAILVIPRLELNNVWKDPSEFGDIYDEDHFISSFDGYVKVVRELPDLLMEKYEYNISNIPNIRVQAWAPANYYIGEVYPVLKEQGVIRIAPFANRLAMNVPPHIQLLRCMANYRALRFSSPISTLAEKLVKRMIEKSSKTSGKFVSIHLRFEEDMVAFSCCLYDGGKAEIVEMDSFREKWWKGKFKRKDRVIIPGFNRINGKCPLTPLEVGMMLRGMGFDNHTSIYLASGKIYQAERHLASLLKMFPLLYTKESLATPDELAPFEDYSSRLAALDYTVCLFSEVFVTTQGGNFPHFLMGHRRFLFDGHAKTINPDKRKLVLLLQNMNISWMSFKDEMEIMLSENDRKGIMVPRVRKINRKTSIYTFPLPECRCLQQ, encoded by the exons ATGGTCACAACCACAAGCGTCACCATGAAATCCAAGCCTTACGCTCACCACcactaccaccaccaccacaatCGCCAGAACTCAAACGGTGTCGGTGGCTACGCAAGTGAGAGTAGCAACAGTGGCAGCAACTCACCCAGTCCCCCACTGTCACCGCGCCGTCATGCTTCCGTCTCGCATTACCGTCGGCGACTGCATACCAAGACTAAATCCTTTTCACGCCGTGATGGCTTAggcgtttgttttcttttccgGCTAAACTTCCGGTACTTGGTGCTGCTCTCTCTGTTGTACGTTTCGGGCTTGATCATGTGTGTGGGCCCCTTCTCTTGGCTTCTCGGATTCCCTCCGGTTCCTGGGTCGGTTTATAGAAGTCATGAGATCTTTGAGAAGCTTTGGGATGATATTCGGTTCGATAATTCTTCGGCCATTGAT TTGTCCTCTGTATGGAAATACAAGAGACTGAAGATGCAGAAACCCTGTCAAAATTCAACAGTTGGACAGAATTTTGGTGTTGAAAAAG AGTCCCGCAGCCCTAGCGGTTACTTGATTGTTGAGGCCAATGGCGGTCTCAACCAACAGCGGTCTGCG ATCTGCAATGCAGTGGCTGTAGCTGGACTTTTAAATGCAATACTAGTCATCCCTCGTTTAGAGTTAAACAATGTTTGGAAGGACCCAAG TGAGTTTGGAGATATATATGATGAGGACCACTTTATAAGCAGTTTTGACGGCTATGTAAAGGTGGTCAGAGAACTACCAGATCTCCTGATGGAAAAATATGAGTACAATATTTCTAATATTCCAAACATTCGTGTCCAAGCCTGGGCCCCTGCTAATTATTATATTGGAGAAGTCTATCCTGTCTTGAAAGAGCAAGG GGTGATCCGAATTGCCCCATTTGCTAATAGATTGGCAATGAATGTACCACCTCATATTCAGTTGCTGCGATGCATGGCTAATTATAGAGCCTTGAGGTTCTCTTCCCCCATATCAACACTAGCAGAGAAGCTAGTTAAGCGAATGATTGAGAAGAGTTCAAAGACTAGTGGGAAGTTTGTTTCCATCCACCTTCGTTTTGAGGAG GATATGGTAGCCTTCTCATGCTGCTTGTATGATGGGGGAAAGGCTGAAATAGTTGAAATGGATTCATTTCGAGAAAAATGGTGGAAAGGGAAATTCAAGAGAAAAGATCGTGTCATCATACCTGGTTTCAATCGTATCAATGGAAAATGCCCTCTGACCCCCTTGGAG GTTGGGATGATGCTACGTGGTATGGGATTTGATAACCACACTTCAATTTATTTAGCCTCAGGGAAAATTTACCAGGCAGAAAGACATTTAGCTTCCTTACTAAAGATGTTTCCCCTCCTTTACACAAAGGAATCTCTTGCAACCCCAGATGAACTTGCTCCTTTTGAG GACTATTCTTCGAGGCTGGCTGCTTTGGACTACACTGTATGTTTGTTTAGTGAAGTTTTTGTGACCACTCAAGGTGGAAATTTTCCCCATTTCCTAATGGGACATAGGAGATTCCTTTTTGATGGACATGCAAAGACCATAAATCCTGATAAACGCAAGCTTGTTCTTCTGCTTCAGAACATGAATATCAG CTGGATGTCTTTCAAGGATGAGATGGAAATAATGCTCTCTGAAAATGACCGCAAGGGAATTATGGTACCTAGAGTTCGTAAAATCAATAGAAAAACTTCCATTTACACATTCCCTTTGCCAGAATGCCGTTGTCTCCAACAATGA